In one Nicotiana tomentosiformis chromosome 6, ASM39032v3, whole genome shotgun sequence genomic region, the following are encoded:
- the LOC138893843 gene encoding uncharacterized protein has translation MTSLYINVTLVESLEQIPGYAKFMKDLVTKKRSMNCETLNMTHQVSAIVHSMDPKLEDPCDFTIPFTIGSADFPKALCDFGAIINLMPYSVFNTLGIKQPRPTSMRLQMADHTMKRTLGIIDDVLVRVDKFTLPSNFVTLDCEVDYEVPIILGRPFLSMGKALVDVEAGELTFRVGDEKVMLHVCKSMRQPNSNEVCTYVGMVNDVIIDDTSATINVDDMLEAVLLNFDDEEMDGFMECVNSLQGMGLAGRALYCFLNGYSGYNQILNAPEDQKKTTFTCPYGTFAFKPVPFGLCNAPTTFQRYMMAIFMVMVEDYLEVFMDDFSVVGNSFDDFLANLAKVLAR, from the exons ATGACGAGTCTATATATTAATGTGACATTGGTTGAGTCTTTGGAGCAAatacccggttatgcaaagttcatgaaggacttggtgacaaagaagcgatcgatgaattgtgaaactttaaatatgactcatcaagtgagtgcaattgtgcattcaatggatcCTAAATTAGAAGATCCCTGTGATTTCACAATCCCTtttaccattggaagtgccgactttcctaaagctctttgtgattttggggcaattatcaatttgatgccctattcggttttcaataCATTGGGAATTaagcaaccaagacccacatctatgagattacaaatggcggatcataCCATGAAGAGAACGTTgggtataattgatgatgtgttggttcgtgttgataaattcactCTCCCATCGAATTTTGTTactcttgattgtgaagtggactatgaggtgccgattattcttggtagaccttttcTTTCTATGggaaaggctcttgttgatgtggaagccggtgaactcactttccgggtgggtgatgaaaaggtgatgttacacgtgtgcaaatctatgaggcaaccgaatagcaatgaagtatgtACGTATGTGGGCATGGTGAatgatgttattattgatgatacaagtgccacgattaatgtggatgacatgttggaggccgttttgctaaattttgatgatgaggaaatggatggcttcatggaatgtgtaaattctttgcaagggatggg gttggctggTCGGGCGCTCTATTGCTTTCTAAATGGATATTcaggctacaatcaaatccttaaTGCCCCGGAAGATCAAAAGAAAACAaccttcacttgtccctatggcactttcgctttcaagccgGTGCCATTTGgattatgcaatgcaccgacaactttCCAACGGTATATGATGGCGATATTTATGGTTATGGTAGAGgattaccttgaagtcttcatggatgacttttcggtagttgggaattcctttgatgatttcttGGCAAATTTGgctaaggtcttggcaagataa